A segment of the Populus nigra chromosome 12, ddPopNigr1.1, whole genome shotgun sequence genome:
CCCTTCTCAAAACCTTGCAAAGCAAACACacaagaaagtaaatcaaatgtGTGCAGTTAGCTCTTACAGAGAGCTGTGTAACTAGTTGATAGGGCAGGAAAACACACCATATTTTGAATGGCGCTTAATTCTTTCACTTAATGAAGTGTAGAAATCAAAATAAGCGTATTTAAACCCTCGAAGCTGTGTCTGGAGCTCCTTGAGGGCTTCAATGAGTGCGCTATTGTGTAGTTTTGAAAACACCGTGACTTCATCCATGCAACCACCTGTGCCATTCTTGTTTGATGCTCTCAGAAATGGAAAACAACCCAAAGGACCCATGCTGACAAACACGAATTTCCTTCCTCCATTCCTATATATTTCCTGAAACATCAAAATGTAGCCATAAGCTATGATCAACTAATTAGGAAAAGGAAGATACCTGAAAAGGAAAAGATGTTCTTGATGTTATATATTGATTACTTTGATCACAGTTGTTGTATTGCCGATAACCATTCCGACGTACTCCTTTCTGGAGTAGGCCTGGAGCAAACTGGAGTTTGTTGTGAAAGGTGCTACGTAGTCATTGCTACCGATGTTGAACATGTAGATAGCCTTAGACAGCAATTTCTTAGTTTCTTTATCCCCCAGTTTCTGACTTATCTGCCTCTCCACGTTCTTGAAATAAATTGCTTGCGTATTAAGGTCTATAACCTGTGACAGAAAGGGAAAAACCTATGGAGTTTAGCCTAAATAATTTATCAGTATGAGGCTTAGGGTGAGTAAGAGTGCATACCGATCCAGCAGGTCTGGTTTGAGCTAAAGCACCAGCTGCTCCTGATGCAAAGTTCACCCCATGTGTAATCTGGTGATTGCCAGGTTGCAGATATGGAGGAATGAATGGCAACTTTGCATACTCAGCTGTCAAACAGTAACAAGTATCCATTAATTATTTCCTAACGAAGTAAAGCAGCagaaaaattaccaaaataaaaatcagccTCTTATCTTACCAATAAAATCTGGAATTACTCGACCGTCCGAAAATCTCCCAGTAGGATACTTGAAGAAAGTTTCTCCATAAGGCCAGAAGTTTGCCCGGCCAAATGCATTTCTGATATAGTTATTATTTCCAGCTTCAAAAAATGAGTCTCCAAATATAAACAAGGGAACATGCTTACTGCTGCAGCATGTTGGGAAGAGAAGGCTAGCACAACAAAGAACCAAGAAATAAAAACCAGACCTtgaattttccattttttattttttataaaagctaTCACTTTCTGTATACTCCTTTTCGCTTGAGCTTCTATGGTTATTTATATACAGGGTCTACAACTTGCCGTCCAAGTCAGGCAGTTGATTGGTCCCCTGTTTCAAAAAACTCAGATGAACAGAAACAGGGGAACATTAACATGCTGACCTCTTTAGTGATATAATTGCATTGAAGATAAAAGATGGTGGCTGCTTTGACCAGCTCATGTCTCCAGCTTATCAGAAGATTGTTCATGTACCAAGATTAAAATTGCTTTGCTTATATCACACGTAACCACTTGGTCATGGTCATGACGGCTCTtgtatcatattattattagtattattaatcTATCCAGCTTGAGCATACCAGAGAGTCCATACAAATATAATATCCAGTGAATTTAACACTGCGCGAGAAATCACACATTACGTCAGTTTTTTTGTAAATGGTCAGTGCCAGCTTCCTCTATTGGATTGTCTACAAGAAACCCCTCCATCCATGGTTGATTTGTTTCAATGTGAGTTTCCCTCCATCTTAAAATTGTTACAAAAAGGCACAATTCATCTTGTATTTGCAACTCgggtttatggtttttttcaacTCAAGCCACAGACACTCAGGATTTTGACAAGGCAACGAATCAAACAGCAAATCAATGGTTCAACCAAGACGAGAACAAATCTTGGGCTGTAATATATATACTAGGAATCAGAATTAATCTTTCCAACCCCATTGTCAGTGCAAGGTTTTATTCAATGGTCCTCTGAAAGATTTTGATCATCCTGTTACGAGGCCTTCTTCTGCCGTTGCTCTTCTCTTCTGGCGTTATAACTCTCACGGGCCTCAATTCATATTATTCAGAAAGAAATACAAACTCAGCATCATTCACTCCATACATCACTAGAAGAATGCCAGCAAGTATTTACATGAACGAGTTAATGAACAATATGAGTCTAGGAAGATTCTCAAGAGCTAATGTGAAACTTGCACCAAGCACAAAAAGCAAAACGAAGGCTACTAATATCTTTGCCATGTACAAAAAACTGATGCCTGGTTTGGTAGCTGTCATTGCAGGACGTGAACCATCAGAACGCTGCTGAAAGTAAAAGAAGATATTAGATATCATTTTAGCTAAGCACACGATATTCAAATCCCAGTAAACATTTACACGAGGAGAATAATTCATCAGCCAAAGTTTCTCTCACAGAGGAAAAATTATGGTACTAGGCAGCATTATCCTCGGTTCATAAATAGATCATTATCAGATTATATAGGCCTTTAACCTCATATTCATCAAGATCAGATTTTAGCATTCTTCTAATGAATAACTTTCAAATGAAGGCAAGTTTGTGAATACAATATTGGAATAAATGTACTGCTACCAGTTCATTTCATATAGATTTATGACATGATACATATGCTAATATAGgctcaataatatgtatttacCAACAAAAAATGTATTTACCAACAAAGCCAAATAATTATAAGAGAATTAACAAAAAGATTCTAACAAATATCACAAATATACTGGTACACAACTAGCATACAACGTACAAGATTGGCAAATAGCAGGCAAAGTGATGTCACCCTAATAATCGGTCACAGTATGTATTCCTCACAACCAATAATTTGAGCTTTTAGCACCACATTACATGATTTCTCACACTGTTGCACAGGAATCTTGcctgtttcttttcttaatcaATCTGATATAAGGTCATATCCATTTTGACTGAAGTAGGCTGGTATCGGTCAAGACAGATCAACAAAATGGTGCCATATGGTATGCAGAACAGAGTGAACTTGTGGGTTGAAACCTACCAGTCTCTCTATATATTGGTATGGCTTTATCTAGTAAGGCAGCAACTATGACTACAGATTATATCATAGttcttccaaaataaaaaggtcTCATCAAGGTACACAGACTATTGTCTTTTGTGACATTTTTTAACCAAGCCAAAATTACAGCCTTCAAATGAATGCAACCAGCACTTGGCCGTCTACCAGCACCAAGCTATGCATAGattaaaagaaggaaaaaagcaaAGGTTATCCTATTTCCAGTTTGATTCCATTCAAATTTCTTCTGACAGACAGACATCAAATTAGTCTAGAATCTTGAGACGGTAGTGGTTCAGTGCTGGGAACACATTGCCAGGCCACAAtcctatttttaattaaaatagtcttatataatataaattcactGAAATCTGAAATGCAATCATTCATCTTGACCTCTTCTAGTAAACAAAGTCAGGTTCCTATATTTGGTTTTACCCAAAAATACAGCCTACTTTCTACTACTATCTTCCATATCTCATTAGCAACAGATGTAGGAATTCAGAAAATCAAGTTCATCAACTCTATGGTATCGAAATAAATATtgacttaaacaaaaaaaactcaatagaACTTGTTGAGATGTAGTTTTTCAAGTTTTGCAATGGATTAAGAGTTCAAAGAAGACTATCCCAGTACCCTAAATAGCGATATTGTAAATACATCCAAGTTTCTTTCATCAAACAATACATGTATATACAGCAACTTCTACGTAATGGAtacgataaaaaaacaaaacttgatgaAGACAGCATAGAAATCCATACCTGTTTTGGAATCTGCTGAAAGTGTTCTGCTTGTCTAACACCTACTTCAGAAAAGAAATCATATTAGCAAAAACAACACTTAAGCAAACTCTACACAGCAACcacaagaaaagacaacaagatAATCTACACTAAAAGAAGCTAATACCACCATAATCTAACACAGTAAATGTTTGCAACTTCCAGTCATTGCCATAATCAACAAGCACCGCATCTGGGCCAAAGCTAATGGGTTCCTCCCCATCCTTAACGGCTTCAATATGCAAAACAAAAGGTGCCCCAACATCCAACTTCCTGTTTATCAAAGACACTGCAAATCCCGCCTTGGTGCCTGCTGCAAAGCGACTCGTCTTTCCCAAACTTTTGCATATGACCTCCAAAAACTATTGGTGACAGCAAATtgtcaaatattaattaatgagttttattgagaagaagaagaagaagaagaagaagaaacactattaataataaataaaatgaatgaatccATAGTTCATCTCCTAATAAATGTAAATGGGCTCCGAATCTTATCCAtgcattgacaaaaaaaaaagggttcatAATTCAACAAATCCCATATAGGTTTTGTTAAatcaaatgcaataaaaaatcaaatttaaaatttagattaatggttttctttcaatttcattgagAATGGTGTTCTTTTTGCTTATAAAGTGAATTAGCTCAACActatttcttaaataataacaggccaaaaaaaaaaaacataacactgAGTAAAGCCAATGGATAACTTGGCAATTTAACATACACAACAAGACTGTATCAGAAAGATAGAGAAAGAGAGtacaggaggaggaggaggaggaggaggagaattgACTTTtgaatcttcttcttgttgttctgCCATGATATGAATCCAGAGGGAGAGAAGATTTTCAGCTCGTGTTTTTAATACTAGGCCAATATGGGCCATCGAGCTAATACATGGGCTCAATGTATAATCAGGACCATGAGCTCATAATCCATGAGACTTTTTTGGctaaataaatgaatttgattCTATATGAAATTactaggaatatatatatatatatatatatatatatatataaagaactaattaataaattgttCTGAGAAAGTACTTCaaactatatttattaaaagcAAATTCATCACCCATTACTTATAAAAGACATGAATGACTGTAATTAAACATTAAGCTTAAGGTTGCTCTTCTCTATATATCTATCTATGCATGGCTTGTACTAGCTAGCACCATCTCCATTCTCCTTCTCTTGACTGATACTATTATCATGCGTGCGTACTGGTGGCTAGCAAAACTGTAGCAGGACCTTTTCCATCATTGCCCTTGAGTACTAGTCCTTCCAAAGACACCATCTGTGCGGCCTTCTTCATGATCAGACTCCTTGATGAGGACGAACCATAGTTCCTCGTTGCGCCTAAAGGAATAAATCTGCACATAGTCATCTTGATGGAGCGCTCCCACATTCCTAACCATAACGTCATTCCAGCTACTTCTTAGCGCATAGGAACTGCTGTTCTTCATGTTCCACTGCTTCAGCCTCAGTTGACTGGTGAACGTGCTATCTTTTTCATCACCAAGACCCAGTTCTACCAATGTTACTCCTATGCCATCGCCTTGACAGATATTCGTCTTCTCATCACCAATTAAAAGACTTTCGCATTCATTAATTTGTCTACAAGGCATTGTGAAACGATCATGGTGTGCACTCGTATCAGTTTGGTACAACTTTTTACTTATCCTTAACTTGAAATCCTTATCTCCATCTTCTCCGATTAGAGCTTTTATTTCATCAGAGAAATCAAAACCCAAGTCCTGTGCCCTTGAATCACCCTTCCTTCGTTTGCTTGCCGACCTCATTCCCTCCTCCTCGTCAATATCTTCAAGTGCAAAGCATCGTTTTCTATTAGTAATATtgatccttttctctttctgtcTCCCCTCTTTCTTATCTTCATGAGCAACACTAGTCTTAGAGTACTTGTTTTTGTTGACAAACCCATTAGGAATTCCAGATCCTCTCTCTTTCCTACCAAAGACAgtaccctcctcctcctcaagaATACGATGATGATCGTCGTCATCATCTTGACTGTTATCATAACTACTTGGGCTTTTCTTGGGATATATAAACCCTTGATCTCCACTTCTCTTCTTCTTGGGTATAACAGGCAATATCACAAGTGGGTGTGTAAATTGAGCATAGCTACTACCATCACTAGACGGGCTTGTACTTCTGGACTTGGAAGACTCTCTCTTGGCACCATTGTTCCTCATCCACAACAAACCCTTGACAATTTCCTTCTCCATCAACGTAAATGCCTCATCATTGTCATCTGTTTCTTGTCTATACTTTTCAAACAGTTGATCAAAAGACCCATCGTCATATTCATCAATCATATCAGCAATGAATGTATGACGATCACTTTGACCGCAACCGCAAAGCCGTGCCATATCTTTAGGGATATATTTGCTAAATCTCTAACTCGAAGAAAGAAATCACCCAGGGACAACTCAAAAGACAAGCAAATTAAAGAACTGAATATGTTGGGGGTATTATAGATGGCTGGCTGCGcactgcatatatatatagggcAATGTGCATGCGAATCCATGTACAATCCGgacttttttaaatagatttttgtaTATAATAGGGCAATGTACATGCAAATCCTTGTACTATCTGGACttaattaactagtttttttaatccttttcatAACAGGAAGACTTTACCACGTAACGGTGTAGGTTTGTATTTCTAATCCAACTGaagaaaggattttttttttttttttacagtttccTGATTTCCAagttattcaacaaattatattgaaagaaaaagtcGGTATTTCTTCGGCATATAGATTATTGAGCTGTCttggtattttaattaattgaaagcTCTCTATCTATACCTAGTTTGTTAGGTCTACAATTTCATTAATGCCTTTCTTATGGGAATATTTCTGGTTAAAATAGATTACATGGACGGaccttttttcttctaatgGTGAAGCAGTGAtgggacctttttttttttaatttgaggtatCTAACTCAGTTTATGTgtatcctaattaattttttaaaattctaaaattaataatcagaTAAATTTCTAGTGACTCTGAGATTTATGatactcaaattaataatttttaaaaaataaatttaaaatctgattaattaaactatatccTTTAAAATTAGACTTTTCTCTATTTTGACGCTGACGGGGAGAGCGCCTACACCTCCTATATGCTTCTGTGTTCTGCTGGTGAGAGCGCCTACACCTCCTATATGCTTCTGTGTTTTGGGGAAGGTCTGATGATGCGATGTTCTACGGCAAATCTTGGTCCCATTTGCATGTAGAACAACAGCAGACTTTGACCACTCTGAGTTTTACATTTGAGAGACGACATTGAATACAAGATCGAAGGGCAATTCATGAGCGAAGGCTTGGTGCGTTCttgagcctaatttgggctgaaaaacaagaagagacTGCTGAAGGTTCACAAATGATAGGAAATTAAAACAAGATGTTTGATTTAGCTAGAACCAAGAGACCTAAACTTTCTGATCAATTGGAGTATTAAGTAGATACAAAGTAAAGAATGTCTCTGTAACTTTCTCTGTTTATCTGATCTCTAGTTTTAAAACCAGTTTCTTGCAGACAGTGCTAtgatcttgaattgcatttcatatttatttcgTCAATAAATCTGGGAGTGTGTTTTTCTGCTCACGTAACGGTGACCATGTACATGGAAATCGTTGCAAAGGTGCTACAAATCATGAATAGTACTATTGTTAGCTGGGGGGTTGCAAAACCAGGTACCAAGCTTTgatcatcaatttatattttgaatttccaCTTCTCTGTATCCAAAATCTTAACAAGAAACCTTAGACTGCTTAAGGCTTAGCAATTGAAACTATACAAACAAAAACCACTGTTTGTTCAGTGTTAGCTAGCACTGCCAGAGCATTAGCAAATtaatacaaatgaaaacaaaaatttattcgTCAGTATATTATGATGATCTCTATTGACAGAATTTTCCATCCCTGTATTTATTggtaaacataaatagaaaaattttcttgatatatataaaaagaatcataatgagaaaataaagaacaaaaaaaataatcaaattgtaCGATGATATATGtgtaacttttatatataatattatcgATAAAATTAACCCGACAATAAAGTATATCAATAAATATgccaacagaaaaaaaaattaatatataccaAAAGAATTATAGAGAGTATTATAgtgggatttaaaaaaaataaattatatggtTACGTGATATTTTTACCGACATAATGATCAACGGAGTTACTAACAAAAGAATTTTGTTGGTCATaccatcaataatatttaatttatgacttgACGATCAACCctactctttctctttttttttttatgtattttttttgtaacaaaTAACTAAACCCTCCTATAATATTAACACAATTTAACTTCTCATAATAAAATTGAGCACCACAACAACACTCACAGTTTATCAATATTCTTATTCTAATTCAAATTGTATTaagaattctttattttatataagcaAATCTGCCCACTTTAATTTATGACCAAGATCAATTTTTCCTGTCGTTGGCCATACGTAGAGTTGCCTCAATTATGGAAACTTacgaatattaaattaaaagaaacctaAAAGAGTCATGGAAAATATTGTTTCAtgaaaaacactatagattttaatatttttttctcttttttttcttttaatgttttttttctcttgtcatcaattttttttttattttatcatttcacaTTATGTTAATTAGAtattaggttttataatttatttcaattacatTATTATAGTATAAAACATTATCTCGATATTTGAttgatacttatttttttaaaaaaattatttttataatttataaaaatttaaaaatatgaaaccaaaATTGATAGTGAGGCAAAAATGAAGATTTTATATTACACTGTTTATAAGacgctttataaaaaaaaatccttcatattttttttttatttttttatatattttgatttaaaacttcattttgtttatattttaatctttaaattaaaaaaaatgagtttgaaAGAGGAGAGAAACGTTGAAAAACAGCGGAGAAAATAGAaagtggtatttttttaattatttaattacataaaaatgaattttaaaagcaaattccaaaaaaaaaaattattaaatctgttAATATCATCATATCATCATGATTAATATCACATGTTAGATGAATTAACTTGAGAGAGTGTGTATACGCGCGCGTTGACGTATTCTATTCTATCATATTTAAcgttctataaaaaaaaatagattttctaTTGAAGTGGAGTTTCCTACAACAATGCTTTGGTGTCGTTCATTATATTACTCTAAGGGAAGGAATATTTGCGTGTATTGTTGCTCCACACAAACGCCTAGATAACAGTTCAACAGGACAATGAGTTATAATTCAATTCATACATCAATCTTGCCCCTTACTCTATTGAAAATAATGCTTGTTGACTCCCAAAAATTATGCCACAAAATTGTGAGatttcaacaacaaattaatgtcaattaaaaaaaacatttgaaaaaataaaaaacaagtctcAACTGGGTTTTATCCGGTCATCCAGGTCACGAGTTAACCagattttactatatttttgctcattttagttttttactttATCCGGACTAGTCCAACTATCAAGTCAACTCGCCGGTCggttcaaatttaataattatatttaaaatatcatcatttcaatttttatatatataaaaaaaacattaaatgtcatatatatatatatattaagacaAATAGAGTTTAAGTTTCAAGTCTTTTACAAAGTTTATTTGAAACTCAGTTCAAAGACCAGATTGACAGGTCATCATTTTAACCCAACAAACTCAGCTTAGTTTAAAATAAAGAGTTTCATGCGTGGCTTTTAAACCTGGCCTAGTAGCAGGTTTAGTTTAAAGTTCGGGTTCTGAGTTTTTATCGAGTTATTAgattatttatgttaatttttttttaaaattaaaacaatataattttagtaaaaataacaaaaaataataaattataaccaAGTTTTTAAACAAGTCTTATCGAGTTAATTTATCAAGTcagctcaagttttttttttacttaattttttaaatccgGTTGAGTTCCAACTTCAAATCAATCCGCCGCCGGGCGGATttcaaaacaatgataaatGTAAGAAGACGC
Coding sequences within it:
- the LOC133668947 gene encoding GDSL esterase/lipase 1-like — its product is MENSRSGFYFLVLCCASLLFPTCCSSKHVPLFIFGDSFFEAGNNNYIRNAFGRANFWPYGETFFKYPTGRFSDGRVIPDFIAEYAKLPFIPPYLQPGNHQITHGVNFASGAAGALAQTRPAGSVIDLNTQAIYFKNVERQISQKLGDKETKKLLSKAIYMFNIGSNDYVAPFTTNSSLLQAYSRKEYVGMVIGNTTTVIKEIYRNGGRKFVFVSMGPLGCFPFLRASNKNGTGGCMDEVTVFSKLHNSALIEALKELQTQLRGFKYAYFDFYTSLSERIKRHSKYGFEKGKVACCGSGPYRGILSCGGRGAEEYQLCDNPSDYLFFDGGHLTEKANNQLAKLMWSGNSSVIWPYNLKTLFQE
- the LOC133669439 gene encoding uncharacterized protein LOC133669439 isoform X9, with amino-acid sequence MAHIGLVLKTRAENLLSLWIHIMAEQQEEDSKVNSPPPPPFLEVICKSLGKTSRFAAGTKAGFAVSLINRKLDVGAPFVLHIEAVKDGEEPISFGPDAVLVDYGNDWKLQTFTVLDYGVGVRQAEHFQQIPKQQRSDGSRPAMTATKPGISFLYMAKILVAFVLLFVLGASFTLALENLPRLILFINSFM
- the LOC133669439 gene encoding uncharacterized protein LOC133669439 isoform X7, encoding MAHIGLVLKTRAENLLSLWIHIMAEQQEEDSKVNSPPPPPPPPFLEVICKSLGKTSRFAAGTKAGFAVSLINRKLDVGAPFVLHIEAVKDGEEPISFGPDAVLVDYGNDWKLQTFTVLDYGVGVRQAEHFQQIPKQQRSDGSRPAMTATKPGISFLYMAKILVAFVLLFVLGASFTLALENLPRLILFINSFM
- the LOC133669439 gene encoding uncharacterized protein LOC133669439 isoform X1: MAHIGLVLKTRAENLLSLWIHIMAEQQEEDSKVNSPPPPPPPPVLSFSIFLIQSCCFLEVICKSLGKTSRFAAGTKAGFAVSLINRKLDVGAPFVLHIEAVKDGEEPISFGPDAVLVDYGNDWKLQTFTVLDYGVGVRQAEHFQQIPKQQRSDGSRPAMTATKPGISFLYMAKILVAFVLLFVLGASFTLALENLPRLILFINSFM
- the LOC133669439 gene encoding uncharacterized protein LOC133669439 isoform X3, with the translated sequence MAHIGLVLKTRAENLLSLWIHIMAEQQEEDSKVNSPPPPPPPPVLSFSIFLIQSCCFLEVICKSLGKTSRFAAGTKAGFAVSLINRKLDVGAPFVLHIEAVKDGEEPISFGPDAVLVDYGNDWKLQTFTVLDYGVGVRQAEHFQQIPKQRSDGSRPAMTATKPGISFLYMAKILVAFVLLFVLGASFTLALENLPRLILFINSFM
- the LOC133669439 gene encoding uncharacterized protein LOC133669439 isoform X6, with the translated sequence MAEQQEEDSKVNSPPPPPPPPVLSFSIFLIQSCCFLEVICKSLGKTSRFAAGTKAGFAVSLINRKLDVGAPFVLHIEAVKDGEEPISFGPDAVLVDYGNDWKLQTFTVLDYGVRQAEHFQQIPKQRSDGSRPAMTATKPGISFLYMAKILVAFVLLFVLGASFTLALENLPRLILFINSFM
- the LOC133669439 gene encoding uncharacterized protein LOC133669439 isoform X4 → MAEQQEEDSKVNSPPPPPPPPVLSFSIFLIQSCCFLEVICKSLGKTSRFAAGTKAGFAVSLINRKLDVGAPFVLHIEAVKDGEEPISFGPDAVLVDYGNDWKLQTFTVLDYGGVRQAEHFQQIPKQRSDGSRPAMTATKPGISFLYMAKILVAFVLLFVLGASFTLALENLPRLILFINSFM
- the LOC133669439 gene encoding uncharacterized protein LOC133669439 isoform X10 gives rise to the protein MAEQQEEDSKFLEVICKSLGKTSRFAAGTKAGFAVSLINRKLDVGAPFVLHIEAVKDGEEPISFGPDAVLVDYGNDWKLQTFTVLDYGVGVRQAEHFQQIPKQQRSDGSRPAMTATKPGISFLYMAKILVAFVLLFVLGASFTLALENLPRLILFINSFM
- the LOC133669439 gene encoding uncharacterized protein LOC133669439 isoform X8; translation: MAHIGLVLKTRAENLLSLWIHIMAEQQEEDSKVNSPPPPPPPFLEVICKSLGKTSRFAAGTKAGFAVSLINRKLDVGAPFVLHIEAVKDGEEPISFGPDAVLVDYGNDWKLQTFTVLDYGVGVRQAEHFQQIPKQQRSDGSRPAMTATKPGISFLYMAKILVAFVLLFVLGASFTLALENLPRLILFINSFM
- the LOC133669439 gene encoding uncharacterized protein LOC133669439 isoform X5 → MAHIGLVLKTRAENLLSLWIHIMAEQQEEDSKVNSPPPPPPPPVLSFSIFLIQSCCFLEVICKSLGKTSRFAAGTKAGFAVSLINRKLDVGAPFVLHIEAVKDGEEPISFGPDAVLVDYGNDWKLQTFTVLDYGVRQAEHFQQIPKQQRSDGSRPAMTATKPGISFLYMAKILVAFVLLFVLGASFTLALENLPRLILFINSFM
- the LOC133669439 gene encoding uncharacterized protein LOC133669439 isoform X2, yielding MAHIGLVLKTRAENLLSLWIHIMAEQQEEDSKVNSPPPPPPPPVLSFSIFLIQSCCFLEVICKSLGKTSRFAAGTKAGFAVSLINRKLDVGAPFVLHIEAVKDGEEPISFGPDAVLVDYGNDWKLQTFTVLDYGGVRQAEHFQQIPKQQRSDGSRPAMTATKPGISFLYMAKILVAFVLLFVLGASFTLALENLPRLILFINSFM